In Helianthus annuus cultivar XRQ/B chromosome 8, HanXRQr2.0-SUNRISE, whole genome shotgun sequence, a single genomic region encodes these proteins:
- the LOC110932469 gene encoding uncharacterized protein LOC110932469 produces the protein MSISVDSNNLSFVNDLNPEKDMWNMKARIIRKGNQDYKMDLIFINEKIIYVVGSVVCCGDLEFFGRPPKETKNINFDNQDLEGKVLRCTVWNDYAMQFKEFISKIPAHEHVMAVIQHGKCKEWKGEYTVQSDKFATRILILKFGQRSGSTSQTILSSQTVFPLHKEFECLVLCCVVVATIKIVQEEYGWFYPVCHKCFKKLMAKSEYLQNVKNVSDDIVQLPATSLVCSKCRSECTSVTTKFKVQVWVQDESGSVSFVMFDRDVQKLLGLAASDIREKQVKANDTGCFPHEIFRLVDKKVAFKIDVSEFNLKNDYRVYTVQKTCDDPVIIVELVGGDGNGDENTKEVTQEVAEVKDVNLSESSQDAVSVTADFSAVEVEKDSGSSPNGKRIAQDVDVVNIGELSTNVRRTRKKLSKVNN, from the exons ATGTCAATATCAGTTGACAGTAACAATCTTAGTTTTGTTAACGATTTGAATCCTGAGAAAGATATGTGGAACATGAAAGCGAGAATTATTCGAAAAGGGAATCAAGATTACAAAATGGATCTCATCTTCATTAATGAAAAGATAATTT ATGTTGTTGGATCTGTGGTTTGTTGTGGAGATCTTGAATTCTTTGGTCGACCTCCAAAAGAGACTAAGAATATCAATTTCGATAATCAAGACTTGGA GGGTAAGGTTTTGCGGTGTACTGTGTGGAATGATTATGCTATGCAGTTTAAGGAGTTCATCTCTAAAATTCCAGCTCATGAGCATGTGATGGCTGTTATACAACATGGAAAGTGTAAGGAATGGAAAg GTGAATATACAGTTCAAAGTGATAAGTTTGCAACACGAAT TCTTATACTGAAGTTTGGACAAAGGAGTGGTTCTACTTCTCAAACAATACTATCGTCTCAGACCGTTTTTCCATTGCATAAAGAATTT GAATGtcttgtgttgtgttgtgttgtggtTGCGACAATTAAGATTGTGCAAGAAGAGTATGGTTGGTTTTATCCTGTCTGTCATAAGTGTTTCAAGAAGCTGATGGCTAAAAGTGAATACTTGCAGAATGTTAAAAATGTTTCAGATGATATTGTTCAATTGCCTGCGACTTCTTTGGTTTGTTCCAAATGTCGTAGTGAATGTACATCTGTCACCACAAA GTTCAAGGTGCAAGTCTGGGTGCAGGATGAGAGTGGTAGTGTTTCTTTTGTTATGTTTGATAGAGATGTTCAGAAGCTTCTTGGATTAGCGGCGAGTGACATAAGAGAGAAGCAGGTGAAGGCGAATGATACTGGATGTTTCCCTCATGAGATATTTCgattggttgataagaaggtCGCTTTTAAGATTGATGTTTCAGAGTTCAATCTTAAAAATGACTATCGTGTTTATACCGTGCAAAAAACATGTGATGATCCAGTAATAATTGTTGAGTTGGTTGGTGGAGATGGTAATGGTGATGAAAATACTAAGGAG GTTACTCAAGAGGTAGCTGAAGTTAAAGATGTTAACCTTTCAGAATCTTCCCAG GATGCTGTCTCTGTTACGGCTGACTTTTCAGccgttgaagttgaaaaggattCTGGATCAAGTCCCAATGGAAAGCGGATAGCTCAAGATGTTGATGTTGTCAACATTGGTGAGCTATCCACTAATGTGAGAAGAACCCGGAAGAAGCTGTCTAAGGTTAACAATTAG
- the LOC110930525 gene encoding alpha-dioxygenase 2 codes for MTLSLLSLFSIHPQLQPLVAKLSLLDTIVFYIVHIVDKCGLWHRLPVLLGLAYLGLRRRLHQRYNLLHVGTNTGKQYDVQQYPHRTADGKCNHPTDHIVGSQGTFFGRNMPPSTSNFGLLEPHPSVVATKLLERRKFADCGKQFNMIACSWLQFMIHDWIDHMEDTQQVEIVAPAEVAEQCPLKSFKFYKSKHFPTGSLDTKTGFLNSRTPWWDGSVIYGNNEAGMGKVRAYSDGKLKIARDGLLEHDDKGIPISGDVRNCWAGFSLLQALFVKEHNAICDMLKDHYPEFDDEKLYQHARLVTSAIIAKIHTIDWTVELLKTDTLLAAMRINWYGMLGKKVKDLFGNILGPELSGLVGLKKPQDHGVPYSLTEEFVSVYRMHTILPDKIILRDIDSIAPKHKSIPPIQEEVNMKDMIGKEGEKRLSNIGMEKMLVSMGHQPCGAVTLWNYPSWMRNLVAHDIDGEERKDQVDMASMEIYRDRERKVPRYNEFRRNLLMTPISKWEDLTDDEEIIDALNEVYGDDVEKLDLLVGIHAEKKIKGFAICETAFFIFVLVASRRLEADRFFTTNYNAQTYTEKGLQWINKIESLKDILDRHFPEMSKTWMRCSSAFSVWDSDPNTPNYVPLYLRYGNSC; via the exons ATGACGCTTTCACTCCTTTCCTTGTTCTCCATCCATCCCCAACTACAACCTCTTGTAGCCAAATTGTCTTTACTTGACACCATCGTCTTCTAT ATTGTGCATATTGTGGACAAGTGTGGGTTATGGCATAGGCTACCAGTGCTACTGGGGCTGGCTTATTTGGGTCTCAGAAGACGCTTGCACCAGAGATACAATCTCCTACATGTAGGAACAAACACCGGAAAACAATACGACGTGCAACAGTATCCTCATCGGACGGCTGACGGAAAGTGCAACCATCCAACGGATCATATCGTAGGCAGTCAAGGAACCTTTTTTGGTCGTAATATGCCTCCATCCACTTCCAACTTCGGG TTGTTGGAGCCTCATCCATCAGTGGTGGCCACAAAGTTACTTGAAAGAAGGAAATTTGCAGACTGTGGGAAGCAATTCAACATGATAGCTTGCTCTTGGTTACAGTTCATGATTCATGACTGGATTGATCATATGGAGGATACTCAGCAG GTTGAGATTGTAGCTCCGGCTGAGGTGGCTGAGCAGTGTCCATTGAAGTCATTTAAGTTTTACAAGAGCAAACACTTTCCTACAGGGTCACTTGATACTAAGACTGGTTTTCTTAATTCAAGGACTCCATGGTG GGATGGAAGTGTTATTTACGGAAATAACGAAGCCGGGATGGGGAAGGTAAGAGCGTATTCAGATGGAAAGCTGAAAATAGCTAGAGATGGACTTCTTGAACATGACGACAAAGGGATTCCTATATCTGGCGATGTCCGAAATTGTTGGGCTGGTTTCTCCCTTTTGCAAGCTTTATTTGTTAAAGAGCATAATGCTATTTGTGATATGCTTAAA GACCATTATCCAGAATTTGATGACGAGAAATTGTACCAACATGCAAGATTGGTAACCTCAGCAATTATTGCAAAGATCCACACCATTGATTGGACTGTTGAACTCCTAAAGACTGATACTCTTTTAGCAGCTATGAGAATCAACTG GTATGGCATGCTTGGGAAGAAAGTGAAGGATTTGTTTGGAAATATATTAGGACCCGAACTAAGCGGATTAGTTGGTCTAAAAAAGCCCCAAGATCATGGAGTGCCATATTCTTTGACGGAGGAGTTTGTAAGCGTCTACAGAATGCACACAATACTGCCAGACAAAATAATTCTTCGTGACATCGATTCCATAGCTCCAAAACACAAATCCATTCCGCCAATTCAAGAAGA GGTGAATATGAAGGATATGATAGGAAAAGAAGGAGAAAAAAGATTGTCGAATATCGGTATGGAAAAGATGTTAGTATCCATGGGGCATCAACCTTGTGGTGCTGTCACTTTGTGGAACTATCCATCGTGGATGAGAAACCTTGTTGCTCATGATATAGATGGCGAAGAGAGAAAGGATCAGGTGGACATGGCTTCCATGGAAA TTTATAGAGATCGAGAAAGAAAGGTTCCTCGATATAACGAGTTTAGGAGGAACTTGCTAATGACCCCCATTAGCAAATGGGAAGATTTGACTGATGATGAAGAGATTATTGACGCGCTCAATGAAGTATACGGAGACGATGTTGAAAAGCTTGATCTGCTAGTGGGAATACATGCTGAGAAAAAAATTAAAGGTTTTGCCATTTGTGAGACTGCTTTTTTCATCTTTGTGCTAGTTGCTTCAAG GAGGCTTGAAGCAGATCGCTTTTTTACAACCAACTATAACGCGCAAACATACACCGAGAAAGGACTACAATGGATTAATAAGATTGAGAGCCTGAAAGACATTCTTGATCGACATTTCCCTGAGATGTCAAAGACTTGGATGAGATGTTCTAGTGCGTTTTCGGTGTGGGATTCAGATCCAAATACTCCTAACTACGTTCCATTGTATTTGCGATATGGTAACTCATGTTAG